A portion of the Bactrocera neohumeralis isolate Rockhampton chromosome 2, APGP_CSIRO_Bneo_wtdbg2-racon-allhic-juicebox.fasta_v2, whole genome shotgun sequence genome contains these proteins:
- the LOC126751125 gene encoding N-acetylglucosaminyl-phosphatidylinositol de-N-acetylase has product MKLSWLNQVFELISASTLQLYEDSGRFLHQFVGNQTQALILLQETWRANVLHWATLSYRRFSSTAIEALEHIIYACLVYLLVCLGIFYTTRSNSPLWRWCKLINNVRFPRQHKLDRVLLVTSHPDDECMFFGPLIYTLTHRSSCQVYVLCLSNGNYEKQAQLRREELWRSCEMLGVPAANIIMVNATNLPDDPNVEWKAPVVANLILHTVESLDIQAICTFDRDGVSQHPNHSAVYFAAASLCLANLLPKECKFYTLDSINILRKYISIFDLLCTCCISSYWCILGWDEAAQIRRAMREHKSQMKWFRWLYIYFSRYMFINSMREVNLSDIELEMQIDDNTF; this is encoded by the exons atgaaattgtcTTGGCTTAATCAAGTGTTCGAATTGATTAGTGCGAGTACATTGCAATTGTACGAGGATAGTGGTCGGTTCCTGCATCAGTTTGTTGGCAATCAGACGCAAGCGTTGATTTTGTTACAAGAAACGTGGCGTGCTAACGTTCTGCACTGGGCGACTCTATCGTATCGACGCTTCAGTTCGACAGCAATCGAAGCCCTGGAGCATATTATTTACGCGTGTCTGGTGTACTTGCTAGTATGCCTGGGCATTTTTTATACAACACGCAGCAACAGCCCATTGTGGCGTTGGTGCAAGCTGATCAACAATGTACGCTTTCCAAGACAACACAAATTGGATCGTGTTTTACTGGTGACTTCACATCCGGACGATGAATGCATGTTCTTTGGCCCACTAATATACACATTAACACATCGTTCCAGCTGCCAAGTGTACGTGTTATGTCTGTCCAACG GTAATTATGAGAAACAAGCGCAATTACGACGTGAAGAATTATGGCGTTCATGTGAAATGTTGGGTGTTCCAGCAGCGAATATTATAATGGTGAACGCAACAAACCTTCCAGATGACCCTAATGTTGAATGGAAAGCACCAGTTGTTGCTAATTTAATACTACACACCGTTGAAAGTCTAGATATTCAAGCGATCTGTACATTCGATCGAGATGGTGTGAGTCAACATCCTAATCACAGCGCAGTTTATTTCGCAGCAGCGTCGCTCTGCTTAGCTAATTTGTTACCAAAAG AATGCAAATTTTATACGCTGGActccataaatattttaaggaaaTATATTTCGATTTTCGATTTGCTTTGTACATGCTGCATTTCGTCATACTG gTGTATATTGGGATGGGATGAGGCTGCACAAATACGTCGCGCTATGCGTGAGCATAAATCCCAAATGAAATGGTTTCGTTGGTTGTATATTTACTTTTCACGATATATGTTCATAAATTCGATGCGTGAGGTGAATCTTTCGGACATCGAATTGGAGATGCAAATTGACGATAATACCTTTTGA
- the LOC126751119 gene encoding protein spartin isoform X1: MNVNLDLNKLLIMSTEAEFLGAYERIKASNKRIFACIDEAIKHEEEERPFEAITAYQSCLQQIDETFAISVGLPDNVDAVAVEWSDACAIVQKLKGAKMEVSYRLKVLRSQHASVDNTAAEAKEEDADYLPGDAAALIGEAIDGPTPKKRSLLLENPVVYKGDSAANSATSAAAHYRKVLTDLRRVIGDPSDVGILFDTLFTSQTKLYKIQPEGVVVTMGETYMSLVMCTTPCDDQWKHLNGVSFIQCTIPTDKASHSNTDHIEVPTKESPQMIWLYALLPTITNCYRTNYGAFILPDLEVDEPGHAFGLMLIDSGSTVDGAEQAAAQPEEQEELSDLQQFFLDLLEAVLSGHVELLQQPTVGPRVPRDTSEQVSRHIVTAADFIARNLVRGAEKTGELMVKTTPYIISKMRPAPPDAPPVSSTVQTSVAVARDVTHAAAGVTGWIAGKVGSASMAIGRYLAPHVQNAGSALLQKGFGYDTSEANSKMEGAMTIAAGAVEGFSTVYNGLETSAKILGTNLSENSVKIIEHKYGSSAGGVAAGTFDTLGNAFNVSQNVNYITPKGLAKKMAKNTGKAVIDDYKTKLRHSDTHFVPAGTLYPDLRTLKEK, from the exons ATGAATGTCAACTTGGATTTAAATAAA TTGCTTATCATGTCAACAGAAGCGGAATTTCTTGGCGCTTATGAGCGCATTAAAGCTTCGAACAAACGTATTTTTGCCTGCATTGATGAAGCCATTAAACATGAAGAAGAAGAGCGGCCTTTCGAGGCTATTACGGCTTACCAGTCATGTTTGCAACAAATTGACGAAACGTTTGCTATATCTGTGGGACTGCCGGACAATGTTGATGCTGTAGCGGTTGAGTGGAGTGACGCTTGTGCAATTGTACAAAAGCTAAAGGGAGCCAAAATGGAAGTAAGCTACCGTCTAAAAGTCTTACGTAGCCAGCATGCAAGTGTTGACAACACTGCCGCGGAAGCAAAAGAAGAGGATGCAGATTATCTGCCCGGTGACGCTGCAGCACTAATTGGAGAAGCAATTGATGGACCTACACCAAAGAAAAGATCTCTTTTACTAGAAAACCCTGTTGTTTATAAAGGTGATAGCGCTGCAAATAGTGCGACTAGTGCAGCAGCTCATTATCGCAAAGTTTTGACCGATTTACGTCGTGTTATCGGTGATCCTTCTGATGTGGGCATACTTTTTGACACACTTTTTACGTCGCAGACGAAATTGTACAAAATTCAACCTGAAGGCGTTGTTGTGACTATG GGCGAAACCTACATGTCTCTAGTTATGTGCACCACACCCTGTGACGACCAATGGAAGCATTTAAACGGTGTCTCATTTATACAGTGCACAATTCCAACAGATAAGGCATCTCACAGCAATACTGATCATATTGAAGTACCCACAAAGGAGTCGCCACAAATGATTTGGCTGTATGCCCTACTACCAACGATAACCAATTGTTATAGAACTAATTACGGCGCATTTATTTTGCCTGATTTGGAAGTCGATGAGCCAGGCCATGCATTTGGACTAATGCTTATCGACAGCGGAAGCACTGTTGATGGCGCTGAGCAAGCTGCTGCACAGCCAGAGGAACAAGAAGAACTAAGCGATTTGCAGCAATTCTTTTTGGATCTGCTCGAGGCGGTACTCTCTGGTCATGTTGAACTTTTACAACAGCCAACAGTGGGACCACGCGTGCCGCGCGATACTAGCGAACAGGTCTCGCGCCATATCGTCACGGCAGCCGATTTCATAGCGCGCAATCTGGTGCGTGGCGCAGAGAAGACGGGTGAGTTAATGGTGAAAACCACGCCGTACATCATTTCAAAAATGAGGCCAGCGCCACCGGATGCGCCGCCAGTCTCGTCGACCGTGCAAACCTCAGTGGCGGTGGCGCGCGATGTGACGCATGCGGCAGCGGGCGTCACTGGTTGGATAGCCGGCAAAGTGGGCTCCGCCTCGATGGCTATCGGCCGCTACCTAGCGCCACATGTGCAAAACGCTGGCTCCGCATTGTTGCAGAAAGGCTTTGGCTATGACACCAGTGAAGCAAACAGTAAAATGGAGGGCGCTATGACAATTGCTGCCGGAGCGGTGGAGGGCTTTAGCACCGTTTACAATGGTCTCGAGACGTCAGCGAAGATACTGGGTacaaatttgagcgaaaattcAGTGAAAATAATTGAGCATAA atatggCTCGTCAGCCGGCGGTGTTGCAGCCGGCACCTTCGATACTCTCGGCAACGCTTTCAATGTCAGTCAGAATGTGAACTACATTACGCCTAAGGGTTTGGCGAAAAAGATGGCCAAGAATACGGGCAAAGCAGTCATCGATGATTATAAAACCAAATTACGGCATTCGGACACACACTTCGTGCCAGCGGGCACACTCTATCCAGATTTGCGTACGTTAAAGGAGAAATAG
- the LOC126751119 gene encoding protein spartin isoform X2, with protein MSTEAEFLGAYERIKASNKRIFACIDEAIKHEEEERPFEAITAYQSCLQQIDETFAISVGLPDNVDAVAVEWSDACAIVQKLKGAKMEVSYRLKVLRSQHASVDNTAAEAKEEDADYLPGDAAALIGEAIDGPTPKKRSLLLENPVVYKGDSAANSATSAAAHYRKVLTDLRRVIGDPSDVGILFDTLFTSQTKLYKIQPEGVVVTMGETYMSLVMCTTPCDDQWKHLNGVSFIQCTIPTDKASHSNTDHIEVPTKESPQMIWLYALLPTITNCYRTNYGAFILPDLEVDEPGHAFGLMLIDSGSTVDGAEQAAAQPEEQEELSDLQQFFLDLLEAVLSGHVELLQQPTVGPRVPRDTSEQVSRHIVTAADFIARNLVRGAEKTGELMVKTTPYIISKMRPAPPDAPPVSSTVQTSVAVARDVTHAAAGVTGWIAGKVGSASMAIGRYLAPHVQNAGSALLQKGFGYDTSEANSKMEGAMTIAAGAVEGFSTVYNGLETSAKILGTNLSENSVKIIEHKYGSSAGGVAAGTFDTLGNAFNVSQNVNYITPKGLAKKMAKNTGKAVIDDYKTKLRHSDTHFVPAGTLYPDLRTLKEK; from the exons ATGTCAACAGAAGCGGAATTTCTTGGCGCTTATGAGCGCATTAAAGCTTCGAACAAACGTATTTTTGCCTGCATTGATGAAGCCATTAAACATGAAGAAGAAGAGCGGCCTTTCGAGGCTATTACGGCTTACCAGTCATGTTTGCAACAAATTGACGAAACGTTTGCTATATCTGTGGGACTGCCGGACAATGTTGATGCTGTAGCGGTTGAGTGGAGTGACGCTTGTGCAATTGTACAAAAGCTAAAGGGAGCCAAAATGGAAGTAAGCTACCGTCTAAAAGTCTTACGTAGCCAGCATGCAAGTGTTGACAACACTGCCGCGGAAGCAAAAGAAGAGGATGCAGATTATCTGCCCGGTGACGCTGCAGCACTAATTGGAGAAGCAATTGATGGACCTACACCAAAGAAAAGATCTCTTTTACTAGAAAACCCTGTTGTTTATAAAGGTGATAGCGCTGCAAATAGTGCGACTAGTGCAGCAGCTCATTATCGCAAAGTTTTGACCGATTTACGTCGTGTTATCGGTGATCCTTCTGATGTGGGCATACTTTTTGACACACTTTTTACGTCGCAGACGAAATTGTACAAAATTCAACCTGAAGGCGTTGTTGTGACTATG GGCGAAACCTACATGTCTCTAGTTATGTGCACCACACCCTGTGACGACCAATGGAAGCATTTAAACGGTGTCTCATTTATACAGTGCACAATTCCAACAGATAAGGCATCTCACAGCAATACTGATCATATTGAAGTACCCACAAAGGAGTCGCCACAAATGATTTGGCTGTATGCCCTACTACCAACGATAACCAATTGTTATAGAACTAATTACGGCGCATTTATTTTGCCTGATTTGGAAGTCGATGAGCCAGGCCATGCATTTGGACTAATGCTTATCGACAGCGGAAGCACTGTTGATGGCGCTGAGCAAGCTGCTGCACAGCCAGAGGAACAAGAAGAACTAAGCGATTTGCAGCAATTCTTTTTGGATCTGCTCGAGGCGGTACTCTCTGGTCATGTTGAACTTTTACAACAGCCAACAGTGGGACCACGCGTGCCGCGCGATACTAGCGAACAGGTCTCGCGCCATATCGTCACGGCAGCCGATTTCATAGCGCGCAATCTGGTGCGTGGCGCAGAGAAGACGGGTGAGTTAATGGTGAAAACCACGCCGTACATCATTTCAAAAATGAGGCCAGCGCCACCGGATGCGCCGCCAGTCTCGTCGACCGTGCAAACCTCAGTGGCGGTGGCGCGCGATGTGACGCATGCGGCAGCGGGCGTCACTGGTTGGATAGCCGGCAAAGTGGGCTCCGCCTCGATGGCTATCGGCCGCTACCTAGCGCCACATGTGCAAAACGCTGGCTCCGCATTGTTGCAGAAAGGCTTTGGCTATGACACCAGTGAAGCAAACAGTAAAATGGAGGGCGCTATGACAATTGCTGCCGGAGCGGTGGAGGGCTTTAGCACCGTTTACAATGGTCTCGAGACGTCAGCGAAGATACTGGGTacaaatttgagcgaaaattcAGTGAAAATAATTGAGCATAA atatggCTCGTCAGCCGGCGGTGTTGCAGCCGGCACCTTCGATACTCTCGGCAACGCTTTCAATGTCAGTCAGAATGTGAACTACATTACGCCTAAGGGTTTGGCGAAAAAGATGGCCAAGAATACGGGCAAAGCAGTCATCGATGATTATAAAACCAAATTACGGCATTCGGACACACACTTCGTGCCAGCGGGCACACTCTATCCAGATTTGCGTACGTTAAAGGAGAAATAG